A genomic region of Pseudomonas sp. MPC6 contains the following coding sequences:
- a CDS encoding enoyl-CoA hydratase/isomerase family protein, whose amino-acid sequence MTAQVYSPGTTSMDATQNEVLAEVRNHIGHLTLNRPAGLNALTLDMVRTLQRQLDVWAQDSQVHAVVLRGAGEKAFCAGGDIRSLYDSFKNGDTLHEDFFVEEYALDLAIHHYRKPVLALMDGFVLGGGMGLVQGADLRVVTEKSRLAMPEVAIGYFPDVGGSHFLSRIPGELGIYLGVSGVQIRAADALYCGLADWYLDSSKLGTLDEQLDRLQWQDSPLKDLQGLLATVAVQQLPDAPLSVLRPAIDHFFALPDVPSIVEQLREVTVADSHEWAVATADLLQSRSPLAMAVTLEMLRRGRHLSLEDCFALELHLDRQWFARGDLIEGVRALLIDKDKSPRWNPPTLQALDAGHVASFFSGFDPSRS is encoded by the coding sequence ATGACTGCTCAGGTTTATTCTCCGGGGACTACGTCCATGGATGCCACGCAAAACGAAGTGCTGGCCGAAGTTCGCAACCATATCGGTCACCTGACTCTCAATCGCCCCGCCGGCCTCAATGCCCTGACCCTGGACATGGTGCGCACGCTGCAGCGTCAGCTCGACGTCTGGGCGCAGGACTCGCAGGTGCATGCGGTGGTATTGCGCGGTGCGGGCGAGAAGGCTTTCTGTGCCGGCGGCGATATTCGCTCGCTGTACGACAGCTTCAAGAACGGCGACACCCTGCACGAGGACTTCTTCGTCGAGGAGTACGCCCTCGACCTCGCGATTCACCACTACCGCAAACCGGTCCTGGCGTTGATGGACGGTTTCGTCCTGGGCGGCGGCATGGGCCTGGTGCAAGGCGCCGACTTGCGGGTGGTCACCGAGAAAAGCCGTCTGGCGATGCCCGAAGTCGCGATCGGTTATTTCCCGGACGTCGGCGGCAGCCACTTCCTGTCGCGGATTCCTGGCGAACTGGGCATTTACCTCGGCGTCAGCGGCGTGCAGATCCGTGCGGCGGACGCGCTCTATTGCGGCTTGGCCGACTGGTATCTGGACAGCAGCAAGCTAGGCACCCTGGACGAGCAGCTCGATCGGCTGCAATGGCAAGACTCGCCGCTCAAGGACCTGCAAGGCTTGCTGGCGACGGTTGCGGTGCAACAACTGCCTGACGCGCCGTTGAGCGTATTGCGCCCGGCCATCGATCACTTCTTCGCCCTGCCCGATGTGCCGAGTATTGTTGAGCAACTGCGTGAAGTAACGGTCGCCGACAGCCATGAGTGGGCCGTGGCCACCGCCGACCTGCTGCAAAGCCGTTCGCCGCTGGCCATGGCTGTGACCCTGGAAATGTTGCGCCGCGGTCGGCACCTGAGCCTGGAAGACTGCTTCGCCCTTGAGCTGCACCTGGACCGGCAGTGGTTCGCGCGCGGCGACCTGATCGAAGGCGTGCGCGCCTTGCTGATCGACAAAGACAAGAGCCCGCGCTGGAACCCGCCGACCTTGCAGGCGCTGGACGCCGGGCACGTCGCGAGTTTTTTCAGCGGGTTCGACCCAAGCCGGAGCTGA
- a CDS encoding HPP family protein yields MLARWLPAAINTRPSEWSRAAIGMSLGTMFSVWVCSQVFGMPVAQHLIGPLGASAVLLFAVSSGALAQPWSILGGYLSAGVVSLLVAHVLGRTLGSACLAAGMALILMCWLRCLHPPAGALALLMVLADPATIALDWKALGPVMLSGSTMLLCALAYNNLTRIRYPKRASEPVAVVPADHSPIDNQAITAQDLKLALAEMEAFFDVTPEDLEQLIHISELHAKRRSIGEVFSKKG; encoded by the coding sequence ATGCTTGCTCGCTGGTTACCCGCTGCCATCAATACCCGTCCTTCCGAATGGAGCCGCGCCGCCATCGGCATGTCCCTGGGCACGATGTTCAGCGTCTGGGTCTGCAGCCAGGTATTCGGCATGCCAGTAGCGCAGCATCTGATCGGCCCGCTGGGTGCCTCGGCCGTGTTGCTGTTCGCCGTGTCCTCTGGCGCGCTGGCCCAGCCCTGGTCGATTCTGGGCGGGTATTTGAGCGCCGGGGTGGTTTCGTTGCTGGTCGCGCATGTGCTCGGACGGACCCTTGGCAGCGCATGCCTGGCAGCGGGCATGGCGCTGATTCTGATGTGCTGGCTGCGTTGCCTGCATCCGCCTGCCGGAGCGCTGGCGTTGCTGATGGTGCTGGCGGACCCGGCGACCATCGCCCTGGACTGGAAAGCCCTCGGCCCGGTGATGCTCAGCGGCTCGACCATGCTGCTCTGCGCCCTGGCCTATAACAACCTGACACGCATCCGTTACCCCAAGCGTGCCAGCGAACCGGTTGCCGTGGTGCCGGCCGATCACTCGCCGATTGACAACCAGGCCATCACTGCCCAAGACCTGAAACTGGCCCTGGCGGAGATGGAAGCGTTCTTCGACGTGACCCCCGAAGATCTGGAACAACTGATCCATATCAGTGAGTTGCACGCCAAACGTCGCAGTATTGGTGAAGTGTTTTCCAAGAAAGGTTGA
- a CDS encoding acyl-CoA dehydrogenase family protein translates to MHDIELSEEQVMIRDMARDFARGEIAPHAKAWEKAGWIDDGLVAKMGELGLLGMVVPEEWGGTYVDYVAYALAVEEISAGDGATGALMSIHNSVGCGPVLNYGSEEQKQTWLPDLASGQAIGCFCLTEPQAGSEAHNLRTRAELLDGQWVINGAKQFVSNGKRAKLAIVFAVTDPDLGKRGISAFLVPTDTAGFIVDRTEHKMGIRASDTCAVTLNNCTIPEANLLGERGKGLAIALSNLEGGRIGIAAQALGIARAAFEAALAYSRDRVQFDKPIIEHQSIANMLADMHTRLNAARLLILHAARLRSAGKPCLSEASQAKLFASEMAEKVCSSAMQIHGGYGYLEDYPVERYYRDARITQIYEGSSEIQRMVIARELKNYLV, encoded by the coding sequence ATGCACGATATCGAATTGAGCGAAGAACAAGTCATGATCCGCGACATGGCCCGGGACTTTGCCCGCGGCGAAATCGCGCCCCACGCCAAGGCCTGGGAAAAGGCCGGCTGGATCGACGATGGCCTGGTCGCGAAAATGGGCGAACTGGGCCTGCTGGGCATGGTGGTGCCCGAAGAATGGGGCGGCACCTATGTCGACTACGTCGCCTACGCCCTGGCCGTGGAAGAAATCTCTGCCGGCGACGGCGCCACCGGCGCGCTGATGAGCATCCACAACTCGGTGGGCTGCGGACCGGTGCTGAACTACGGCAGCGAAGAACAGAAACAGACCTGGCTGCCGGACCTGGCGAGCGGCCAGGCCATCGGCTGCTTCTGCCTGACCGAACCCCAGGCCGGTTCCGAAGCCCACAACCTGCGCACCCGCGCCGAATTGCTCGATGGCCAGTGGGTCATCAACGGCGCCAAGCAATTCGTCAGCAACGGCAAACGGGCGAAACTGGCGATTGTCTTTGCGGTGACCGATCCGGATCTGGGCAAACGCGGCATTTCGGCGTTCCTGGTGCCCACGGACACGGCAGGTTTCATCGTCGACCGCACCGAACACAAGATGGGCATCCGTGCTTCCGATACCTGCGCGGTGACCCTGAACAACTGCACGATCCCCGAAGCCAACCTGCTCGGCGAACGCGGCAAAGGCCTGGCCATCGCCCTGTCGAACCTCGAAGGGGGCCGCATCGGGATTGCCGCGCAGGCGTTGGGGATTGCGCGTGCGGCGTTTGAAGCGGCGCTGGCCTATTCGCGGGATCGGGTGCAGTTCGACAAACCGATCATCGAGCACCAGAGCATTGCCAATATGCTGGCCGATATGCACACGCGCCTGAACGCGGCGCGGTTGCTGATCCTGCATGCCGCGCGCCTGCGCAGTGCCGGCAAGCCTTGCCTGTCGGAGGCCTCACAGGCGAAGCTGTTTGCCTCGGAAATGGCCGAGAAGGTCTGTTCGTCGGCGATGCAGATTCACGGCGGGTATGGGTATCTGGAGGATTACCCGGTGGAGCGTTATTACCGGGATGCGCGGATCACGCAGATTTATGAAGGGTCGAGCGAGATACAGCGGATGGTGATTGCCCGCGAACTGAAAAATTATCTGGTGTGA
- a CDS encoding enoyl-CoA hydratase: MSYETILLETQGRVGLITLNRPQALNALNAQIVSELNQALDGLEADSNIGCIVLTGSKKAFAAGADIKEMAELTYPQIYLDDLFSDSDRVANRRKPIIAAVNGFALGGGCELALMCDFILAGDNAKFGQPEINLGVLPGMGGTQRLTRAVGKAKAMEMCLSGRLIDAVEAERCGIVARIVPADELLEEALKVAAKIAAKSLPIAMMVKESVNRAFEVSLSEGVRFERRVFHAAFATQDQKEGMAAFIAKREAEFKGK; encoded by the coding sequence ATGAGTTACGAAACGATTTTGCTGGAAACCCAGGGTCGCGTGGGCTTGATTACCCTCAACCGTCCGCAGGCGTTGAACGCGTTGAATGCGCAGATCGTCAGCGAACTGAACCAGGCCCTCGACGGCCTGGAGGCCGACTCGAATATCGGCTGCATCGTGCTGACCGGCTCGAAAAAAGCCTTCGCCGCCGGCGCCGACATCAAGGAAATGGCCGAGCTGACCTACCCGCAGATCTACCTTGACGATCTGTTCAGCGACAGCGACCGCGTGGCCAACCGCCGCAAGCCGATCATCGCCGCGGTCAACGGTTTTGCCTTGGGCGGTGGTTGTGAGCTGGCGTTGATGTGCGATTTCATCCTGGCGGGTGACAACGCGAAGTTCGGTCAACCGGAAATCAACCTTGGCGTGCTCCCGGGCATGGGCGGCACCCAGCGCCTGACCCGCGCCGTGGGCAAGGCCAAGGCCATGGAAATGTGCCTCAGCGGCCGCCTGATCGACGCGGTGGAAGCCGAGCGTTGCGGGATCGTCGCGCGGATCGTACCGGCGGATGAACTGCTGGAAGAAGCACTGAAAGTCGCGGCCAAGATTGCCGCGAAGTCGCTGCCGATTGCGATGATGGTCAAGGAGAGCGTCAACCGCGCCTTTGAAGTGAGCCTGTCGGAAGGCGTGCGCTTTGAGCGTCGGGTGTTCCATGCGGCGTTTGCGACGCAGGATCAGAAGGAAGGGATGGCGGCGTTTATTGCCAAGCGTGAGGCTGAATTCAAAGGGAAGTGA
- a CDS encoding SDR family NAD(P)-dependent oxidoreductase, whose translation MQIANKVFLVTGGASGLGAATAEMLVAAGAKVMLVDMNAEAVAAQAQRLGAHSVVADISSEAAAEAAVQATVKAFGGLNGLVNCAGIVRGEKILGKTGPHVLANFSQVINVNLIGSFNMLRLAAAAIAETEADADGERGVIINTASAAAYDGQIGQAAYAASKGAIVSLTLPAARELARFGIRVMTIAPGIFETPMMAGMTPEVRASLAAGVPFPPRLGKPDEYAGLVRHIIENSMLNGEVIRLDGALRMAAK comes from the coding sequence ATGCAGATCGCAAACAAGGTTTTTCTCGTCACCGGCGGTGCGTCCGGTCTCGGTGCCGCCACCGCTGAAATGCTGGTCGCGGCCGGTGCAAAAGTCATGCTGGTGGACATGAACGCCGAGGCGGTTGCCGCTCAGGCGCAACGTCTGGGCGCGCACAGCGTGGTGGCCGATATCAGCAGCGAAGCGGCGGCCGAAGCCGCGGTGCAGGCCACGGTCAAGGCGTTCGGCGGGCTCAATGGCCTGGTCAACTGCGCCGGCATCGTGCGTGGCGAGAAAATCCTCGGCAAGACCGGCCCGCATGTGCTGGCCAATTTCAGCCAGGTGATCAACGTCAACCTGATCGGCAGCTTCAACATGCTGCGCCTGGCGGCGGCGGCGATTGCCGAGACCGAAGCGGATGCCGATGGCGAGCGCGGGGTGATCATCAACACCGCCTCCGCAGCGGCATACGATGGCCAGATCGGCCAGGCCGCCTATGCGGCCTCCAAAGGCGCGATCGTCAGCCTGACCTTGCCCGCCGCCCGTGAACTGGCGCGCTTCGGCATCCGCGTGATGACCATCGCCCCGGGGATTTTCGAAACGCCGATGATGGCTGGCATGACTCCGGAAGTCCGCGCGTCGCTGGCCGCCGGCGTGCCGTTTCCGCCGCGCCTGGGCAAACCGGACGAGTATGCCGGCCTGGTCAGGCATATCATTGAAAACAGCATGCTCAATGGCGAGGTGATCCGTCTCGACGGCGCCTTGCGCATGGCCGCCAAGTAA
- a CDS encoding AMP-binding protein — protein MRDYLSATSQFDYQHTVDAALAGDLTALNACVECCDRHALPGRIALFWEGRDGASATYTFSDLQDKAARFANFLLAQGVKKGDKVAGLLPRNIELLITVFATWRIGAVYQPLFTAFGPKAIEHRLSSSGAKVVVTDSVNRSKLSEVADCPTIVTVAGPKGQGIVRGDYSLWAELANYSSLCEPVLLTGEDPFLLMFTSGTTGPSKALSVPLKAIVAFQSYTRDAVDLRPEDAFWNVADPGWAYGIYFGVTGPMSMGHPITFYDGPFTLESTCRVINKYAITNLTGSPTAYRLLIAGGNEFARSIKGKLRIVSSAGEPLNPEVIRWFADNLGVVIHDHYGQTELGMVLCNHHGLEHPIHMGAAGFASPGHRVVVLDEEYKELGVGQPGILAIDRTQSPMCWFGGYEGAPTKAFVGNYYLSGDTVEWNPDGSISFVGRSDDVITTSGYRVGPFDVESALIEHPAVVEAAVVGKPDPERTELVKAFVVLSAQYRPEPELAEELRQHVRKRLAAHSYPREIEFVSELPKTPSGKLQRFILRNQEIAKAQEAAAKNPSA, from the coding sequence ATGCGCGATTACTTGTCTGCCACGTCACAGTTCGATTACCAGCACACCGTCGACGCCGCACTCGCGGGCGATTTGACGGCCCTCAACGCCTGTGTCGAGTGTTGCGACCGGCATGCCTTGCCGGGGCGCATCGCGCTGTTCTGGGAAGGCCGCGACGGCGCCAGCGCGACTTACACCTTCAGCGACTTGCAGGACAAGGCGGCGCGATTCGCCAATTTTCTGTTGGCCCAGGGCGTGAAGAAGGGCGACAAGGTCGCCGGCCTGCTGCCGCGTAACATCGAGTTGCTGATCACCGTGTTCGCCACCTGGCGCATCGGCGCGGTCTATCAGCCGTTGTTCACCGCGTTCGGCCCCAAGGCCATCGAACACCGCCTGAGCAGCTCCGGCGCCAAAGTGGTGGTCACCGACTCGGTCAATCGCTCGAAACTGAGTGAAGTGGCCGACTGTCCGACCATCGTCACCGTTGCCGGCCCCAAGGGCCAGGGCATCGTCCGGGGCGATTACAGTCTCTGGGCCGAACTGGCCAATTATTCCTCCCTGTGCGAACCGGTGCTGCTGACCGGCGAAGACCCGTTCCTGCTGATGTTCACCTCGGGCACCACCGGCCCGTCCAAAGCGCTGTCGGTGCCGCTCAAGGCCATCGTTGCCTTCCAGAGCTACACCCGTGACGCCGTGGACTTGCGCCCTGAAGATGCGTTCTGGAACGTCGCCGATCCGGGCTGGGCCTATGGCATCTATTTCGGTGTCACCGGGCCGATGTCAATGGGCCACCCGATCACCTTCTACGATGGTCCGTTCACCCTCGAAAGCACCTGCCGGGTGATCAACAAATACGCGATCACCAACCTCACCGGCTCGCCGACCGCCTATCGCCTGTTGATCGCCGGTGGCAACGAGTTCGCCCGCTCGATCAAGGGCAAGCTGCGCATCGTCAGCAGTGCCGGCGAGCCGCTGAACCCGGAAGTGATCCGCTGGTTCGCCGACAACCTCGGCGTGGTGATCCACGATCATTACGGCCAGACCGAACTGGGCATGGTGCTGTGCAATCACCATGGCCTGGAGCATCCGATCCACATGGGCGCCGCCGGATTCGCCTCGCCGGGCCATCGCGTCGTGGTGCTGGACGAGGAATACAAGGAACTCGGCGTCGGCCAACCAGGCATCCTGGCCATCGATCGCACCCAGTCGCCGATGTGCTGGTTCGGCGGTTACGAAGGTGCGCCGACCAAGGCTTTCGTCGGCAACTATTACCTGAGCGGCGACACCGTCGAGTGGAACCCGGACGGCAGCATCAGCTTCGTCGGCCGCAGTGACGATGTGATCACCACCTCCGGCTACCGGGTCGGCCCGTTCGACGTCGAAAGCGCGCTGATCGAACACCCGGCGGTGGTCGAAGCCGCGGTGGTCGGCAAACCCGACCCGGAGCGCACCGAACTGGTCAAAGCCTTCGTGGTGCTCAGCGCGCAATACCGCCCGGAGCCGGAGTTGGCCGAAGAACTGCGCCAACACGTGCGCAAGCGCCTGGCCGCGCACTCATACCCCCGTGAAATCGAATTTGTCAGCGAGTTGCCGAAAACCCCAAGCGGCAAGTTGCAGCGCTTTATCTTGCGCAACCAGGAGATCGCCAAGGCTCAAGAGGCTGCGGCGAAGAACCCTTCAGCTTGA
- a CDS encoding AraC family transcriptional regulator has product MSEKDTISMQLVREALLQSCAPGAATEEVLDKVGIDPALLQTADARVPATAYARLWRLLARRRDDEFFGMDPRKLKSGSLEFLCRCSMVQPSLAAGLTSGLGFLSLMLEHLPAQLVRQQSLAEIVLLEDDQDPRRAFTYFTYWMIVHGVACWLAGRRIPILAIELRCAQPDFCDDYQVMFSENLRFDRPRTRMIFSAECLDLPIKRSPEELKRFLAHAPANILVKYRDPESLASRIKHDLRQLPAERWPETEALAQQLCMSASTLRRRLAEEGQTYQGLKDSVRKELAIVWLAEPAISFAEIATRLGFADTSSFYKAFRKWSGSNPGHYRSLILNEAG; this is encoded by the coding sequence ATGTCGGAAAAAGACACCATTTCCATGCAGCTGGTGCGTGAAGCGCTGCTGCAAAGTTGCGCCCCGGGCGCTGCCACCGAAGAGGTGCTGGACAAGGTCGGCATCGATCCGGCACTGCTGCAGACCGCCGACGCCCGTGTCCCGGCCACTGCGTATGCGCGCCTGTGGCGATTGCTGGCCCGGCGCCGGGATGACGAGTTTTTTGGCATGGACCCGCGCAAACTCAAATCCGGCAGCCTGGAGTTTCTCTGTCGTTGCTCCATGGTCCAACCGAGCCTGGCCGCCGGCCTGACCTCGGGCCTGGGTTTTCTGTCGCTGATGCTGGAACACCTGCCCGCACAATTGGTGCGCCAGCAAAGCTTGGCGGAGATCGTGCTGCTGGAGGACGACCAGGACCCGCGTCGGGCCTTCACCTATTTTACCTACTGGATGATCGTTCACGGCGTGGCCTGCTGGCTGGCGGGGCGGCGGATTCCGATCCTGGCCATCGAACTGCGCTGCGCGCAACCGGACTTCTGCGATGACTACCAGGTGATGTTCTCGGAAAACCTGCGTTTTGATCGGCCGCGCACGCGAATGATCTTCTCCGCCGAATGCCTGGATTTGCCGATCAAGCGCAGCCCTGAAGAACTCAAGCGTTTCCTGGCGCACGCCCCGGCCAATATCCTGGTCAAGTACCGCGACCCGGAAAGCCTGGCCAGCCGGATCAAGCACGATTTACGGCAATTGCCGGCCGAACGCTGGCCCGAGACCGAGGCGCTGGCGCAGCAGCTGTGCATGTCGGCCTCGACCTTGCGCCGGCGCCTGGCCGAAGAAGGGCAGACCTATCAGGGCCTCAAGGACAGCGTGCGCAAGGAGTTGGCGATCGTGTGGCTGGCCGAGCCGGCCATCAGCTTTGCCGAGATTGCCACGCGTCTGGGGTTTGCCGATACCAGCTCGTTCTACAAGGCGTTTCGCAAGTGGTCGGGGTCGAATCCGGGGCATTACCGGAGTTTGATTCTTAACGAGGCTGGCTGA
- a CDS encoding acetyl-CoA C-acyltransferase, protein MTIANDPIVIVSAVRTPMGGFQGELKSLTAPQLGAAAIKAAVERAGIAPDAVEEVLFGCVLPAGLGQAPARQAALGAGLDKSTRCTTLNKMCGSGMEAAILAHDMLVAGSAEVVVAGGMESMSNAPYLLDRARSGYRMGHGRVLDHMFLDGLEDAYDKGRLMGTFAEDCAETHGFTREAQDAFAIASTTRAQQAIKDGSFKDEIVPLTVTVGKEQVLISHDEQPPKARLDKIASLKPAFRDGGTVTAANSSSISDGAAALVLMRRSEAEKRGLKPLAVIHGHAAFADTPGLFPVAPVGAIKKLMQKTGWSLDEVDLVEVNEAFAVVSLVTMTKLEIPHEKINVHGGACALGHPIGASGARILVTLLSALRQKGLKRGVAAICIGGGEATAMAVECLY, encoded by the coding sequence ATGACTATTGCCAACGATCCAATTGTTATCGTCAGCGCCGTCCGCACCCCGATGGGCGGGTTCCAGGGCGAACTGAAAAGCCTGACCGCACCGCAACTCGGTGCGGCAGCGATCAAGGCCGCGGTTGAACGCGCCGGTATTGCGCCGGATGCGGTTGAAGAAGTGCTGTTTGGCTGCGTACTGCCCGCCGGCCTCGGCCAGGCGCCTGCACGGCAGGCCGCCCTCGGCGCCGGCCTGGACAAATCGACCCGCTGCACCACCCTGAACAAGATGTGCGGCTCGGGCATGGAAGCGGCCATTCTTGCGCATGACATGCTGGTGGCCGGCAGCGCCGAGGTGGTGGTCGCCGGCGGCATGGAAAGCATGTCCAACGCGCCGTACCTGCTGGACCGCGCGCGCAGCGGTTACCGCATGGGCCACGGTCGCGTACTCGACCACATGTTCCTCGACGGCCTGGAAGACGCCTATGACAAGGGCCGCTTGATGGGCACCTTCGCCGAGGATTGCGCCGAAACCCACGGTTTCACCCGTGAAGCCCAGGACGCGTTTGCCATTGCCTCGACCACCCGCGCACAGCAGGCGATCAAGGACGGCAGCTTCAAGGACGAGATCGTGCCGCTCACCGTGACTGTCGGCAAAGAGCAGGTGCTGATCAGCCACGACGAGCAGCCGCCGAAAGCCAGGCTGGACAAGATCGCCTCGCTGAAACCGGCGTTCCGCGACGGTGGCACGGTCACTGCGGCAAACTCCAGTTCGATCTCCGACGGCGCCGCGGCACTGGTGCTGATGCGCCGTTCCGAAGCCGAGAAGCGCGGCCTGAAACCCTTGGCGGTGATTCACGGCCACGCCGCGTTTGCCGATACCCCGGGCTTGTTCCCGGTGGCTCCGGTGGGCGCGATCAAGAAACTGATGCAGAAAACCGGCTGGTCCCTGGACGAAGTCGATCTGGTGGAAGTCAACGAAGCCTTCGCCGTGGTCAGCCTGGTGACCATGACCAAACTGGAAATCCCCCACGAGAAGATCAACGTGCACGGCGGCGCTTGCGCCCTGGGTCACCCGATCGGTGCGTCCGGTGCGCGGATCCTCGTGACCCTGCTCTCGGCCCTGCGCCAGAAAGGCCTGAAGCGTGGTGTTGCGGCGATCTGCATCGGTGGCGGTGAAGCGACGGCCATGGCCGTGGAATGCCTGTACTGA
- a CDS encoding acyl-CoA dehydrogenase, with translation MIPNDDQQQIRDMARQFAEERLKPFAAEWDREHRFPKEAIGEMAQLGFFGMLVPEEWGGCDTGYLAYAMALEEIAAGDGSCSTIMSVHNSVGCVPILKYGNDEQKERFLKPLASGAMLGAFALTEPQAGSDASGLKTRARLNGDHYVLNGCKQFITSGQNAGVVIVFAVTDPAAGKRGISAFIVPTDSPGYKVARVEDKLGQHASDTCQILFEDVKVPLANRLGEEGEGYRIALANLEGGRVGIASQSVGMARAAFEAARDYARERESFGKPIIEHQAVAFRLADMATQIAVARQMVHYAAALRDSGKPALVEASMAKLFASEMAEKVCSSALQTLGGYGYLNDFPLERIYRDVRVCQIYEGTSDIQRMVISRNL, from the coding sequence ATGATCCCCAATGACGACCAACAACAAATCCGCGATATGGCCCGGCAGTTCGCCGAGGAACGGCTGAAACCGTTCGCCGCAGAATGGGACCGCGAACACCGCTTCCCCAAGGAAGCCATCGGCGAGATGGCACAGCTGGGCTTCTTCGGCATGCTGGTGCCGGAAGAGTGGGGCGGTTGCGACACCGGTTACCTGGCCTACGCCATGGCCCTGGAGGAAATCGCCGCCGGTGACGGGTCCTGCTCGACCATCATGAGCGTACACAACTCGGTGGGCTGCGTGCCGATCCTCAAGTACGGCAACGACGAGCAGAAAGAGCGCTTCCTCAAACCGCTGGCCAGCGGCGCGATGCTGGGTGCCTTCGCCCTGACCGAACCCCAGGCTGGCTCCGATGCCAGTGGCCTGAAAACCCGCGCCAGGCTGAACGGCGACCATTACGTGCTCAACGGCTGCAAGCAGTTCATCACGTCGGGGCAAAACGCCGGGGTGGTGATCGTCTTCGCCGTGACTGATCCGGCTGCCGGCAAGCGTGGCATCAGCGCGTTCATCGTGCCGACCGACTCGCCAGGCTACAAAGTCGCACGGGTCGAGGACAAGCTGGGTCAGCACGCGTCCGACACCTGCCAGATTCTGTTCGAAGACGTGAAAGTGCCGCTGGCCAACCGTCTGGGCGAGGAGGGCGAAGGGTATCGGATCGCCCTGGCCAACCTCGAAGGCGGCCGTGTCGGCATCGCCTCGCAATCGGTGGGCATGGCCCGTGCCGCGTTCGAAGCGGCCCGCGACTATGCCCGCGAGCGCGAGAGCTTCGGCAAGCCGATCATTGAACACCAGGCCGTAGCGTTCCGCCTGGCGGATATGGCCACCCAGATCGCCGTGGCCCGGCAGATGGTGCATTACGCTGCAGCGCTGCGTGACAGCGGCAAACCGGCCTTGGTCGAAGCATCGATGGCCAAACTGTTCGCCTCGGAAATGGCCGAGAAGGTATGCTCATCGGCCTTGCAAACCCTTGGCGGTTACGGTTATTTGAACGATTTCCCTTTGGAGCGGATCTATCGCGACGTGCGTGTCTGCCAGATCTACGAAGGCACCAGCGATATTCAGCGCATGGTCATTTCGCGCAATCTATAA